The window AGCTTTGTTCCAGGAGTCGAGCACTCCACGCCCAACCGCCCAAGCGCTCTCGTGAGTCGTTCACGGCATTGCGCCACGCCGACGCAGTCATCCGTCGCGAGCATCAGTGCGTCACGAATCTGCCGATGGTACTGCTCGGGATGCGGGCCCCTGTGGCCTTTGACCTTCACCAGGTTGGCAGGGTCGTTCAACGTCATTCCCGCCTTTTCGAAGATCTGTCGGAACCTTGGCGTCCACGGTCCTCCACGGGCGTCGGACATTTCATTCTTATCGGTCGCGATGTGATGGAGGTCTCCGTCCTCCTCCTCGCGCTTGGCGGACTTGGGGGCAGGGGACTTGCTGGCCAGCTCGACTTCCGCCTTGACCTGTTCGGCCGCGCGACCGACTTCCTGGAGTTGCTCTTCCAGCACCCGTTTCTGACGGGATTCGTAGAGCCTGGGATCGTCATCGCTCTGGATGGTGACTAGCGAGAGGAAGATGACCCCCACCCTCCCGAGCACCGAGACCGTGCCTCGGGCCGCCGTAACCTCGCCTTCGGCGGCGAGCGCCTTGGTGCTTGCCGCGGCGCTCGCTTCGGCGGTGGCCAGTGTCCGTCCTGTCTGTGCGACGAGCTGGTCGTAGTCCGCCAGGGCCTTCTCCGCGCCCGCGAGCTTGTCGCTGAGCAGGGCCCACTGCTCCGGCGTGAGCTGGCCACGGGTCGCCGTCAATGCCGCCTTCGCATGGGCCAAACGAGTGGCGATCTCCGCGCTCGTGTCGCCGTAGGTGGGGCTTGCTCCGAGGAGAAGCGCGGCCACCGCGAGCCATGTTCCGATTGCCTTCGCCAACATTCCGGCCTCCTCGTCGTTCTCGAGCGTAGCCGCTCAGTGGGGCTCGGAGCCATTCATCGCCATCGTCCAAGCTGGTGACAGGAGGGCGCGGTGAGCCTGCCCCGGCGCAGGAGGAGACCGAGCCCCACCTCACGCCCCACGGCCTCGTCTACCGGGAGGGCACCGGGCTGGTGTGGGTTCCCAACCTCGCGCCCTGAGGGCGACCCGGGTGGGGCGCGACGAGCGCGGTGAGGAGCGTCTGCGCGAGCCAGGCCTCATACTCCTCGGGGGTGAAGCCGCCTTCGAGCACGAGGAGCCGGTAGACGTCGCGGCTCGTGTACATCCACAAGAGGCGGCGGGCCTTCTCGAGCGAGAGGCCTT is drawn from Archangium lipolyticum and contains these coding sequences:
- a CDS encoding AHH domain-containing protein; this translates as MLAKAIGTWLAVAALLLGASPTYGDTSAEIATRLAHAKAALTATRGQLTPEQWALLSDKLAGAEKALADYDQLVAQTGRTLATAEASAAASTKALAAEGEVTAARGTVSVLGRVGVIFLSLVTIQSDDDPRLYESRQKRVLEEQLQEVGRAAEQVKAEVELASKSPAPKSAKREEEDGDLHHIATDKNEMSDARGGPWTPRFRQIFEKAGMTLNDPANLVKVKGHRGPHPEQYHRQIRDALMLATDDCVGVAQCRERLTRALGRLGVECSTPGTKLNQWITTPAAR